A segment of the Fusobacterium ulcerans genome:
GAATTTTTTACAACTGAATCTTAAAAATATGGAGGAAAGAAATGTACAAAAAAATTGGAATTTTAGCTTTGATTCTAAGCTCTACTATTTATGCTGAAGAAGTTCAAAGTACAAAGCTTAATGAAAGTGTTATCTCGACTGAAAACTTTGAAACAAGTGTAAGAGATACAGCAGCAAATATCTCTATTGTCACAGCAAAAGAGATTGAAAAAACTGGTGCAAAAAATCTTGTTGATGCTCTTAAAAATGTTCCTGGTATCTTTGTTAAACATTATGCTGGGGGAATAAAATTTGACATAAGAGGACTGAATTCAATGTACAGTGACAGAAATGCCCTGATTACACTTGATGGAGTTCCTGTGACATCTGCACAAGTATCAAATATTCCAATAGAAACTATTGAAAGAATTGAGGTAATCCCAGGTGGAGGAGGTATTCTCTATGGAGATAAAGCTATTGGAGGTATAGTTAATATTATCAGTAAATCAGCTCTTGATAAAAAAAATTATGGAACTGTCTACTCTCAATTTGGAAGCAACAGTGAACATAAAGTAGGATTCAATTATGGAACTAAACTTACAGACAGACTTATTACAGAAGTAGGATATACAGACTATGATTCTGATGGTTGGAGAAGAGGAGAGAAGTTTGATAAAAAAGAGGGGCGTTTTAAAGCTAAATACCTATTAGATGATGGAGAAATAGAATTTAAATACAATCACTCAGATAACAAAACATATAAAGGAATAGCTGTTCCAAGCTATATTCTTGATGATGACAGAAGAAATCCCGGAAGTCTTTCTAAGGGTAAAAATAAAAGTAATGATTACTATTTAAAATGGAAGCAAAACCTTTCAGAAGATACAGAGTTTTTGATATATGGAAACTATTATGAGAATAAAAAATGGCTTTTTAACAAAAGTAAAAACTCTTTCTACAGAGATGGGGATGAAGTAAGAAAATATGTGAAAGCTCAAATTAAACATACATATCTTCCAGAAAGCTATTTTATAGCTGGTATAGATATACTGCAAGATGAAGTGAAACCTTATGATACTTCAGCTAAATGGAATGGATCTCTTGGAAGGTATGTAAAAAGTGGCGACTCAACTAAAGATGGTTTTGGTATCTTTGCTTTGAATAAATATTCTACTGGCAAATTCCAATTTACTCAAGGAATAAGATATGATTATGCAGATTATGACTTCTATTGGAGAAATGCCTCTCTTAATGCTTCTGACAAGAGAGGAACTAGAGACAACGCAAAATATAATGACTATTCTTTTGAGCTAAGTGCAAATTATCTATACTCTGAAACTGGTTCTACATACCTTACATACACAAGATCTTTCAGAACTCCTACTGCTGGAGAAATTTATTATACTCGTAATTCAGAAAGACTTGATCCTCAGCTTCAGGATACTATCGAGCTTGGTATAAAAGATTTCTTTGCTAATACTTATGTATCTGCTTCTACATTCTATAAAATGACCCATGATGAAATATATTCAACTATTCCTCCTGAATTTACTGGAATGGTAAACTACAATATAGGGAACAGTGAAAGAATAGGAGCTGAAGTTTATGCTGAACACTATATAGGTGATCTGACTTTGAAATCTTCAGTGACATATCTGCATCATAAAGTTATAAGTGGAAAATACAGTGGAAGCAAAATACCGAGCGTTCCCAACTGGAAGCTGACTTTTGGAGCTGGATATGACTTCAACAGCAATTTCTCTGTAGGAGCTGATGCTATCTATGCTGGAAACACATATGATCTAGATGATATAGCTAATGACAGAAAAGAGGATACTGGAGAATATTTTACAGTGGATATATTCTCACAATATAAATTTGATAATGGAATATCTCTTACATTTAGAATCAACAATGTATTTGATGAAAAATATAATGAATATGCCGGATTCTGGGATGACAGTAAATACGGTATAGATCAAAGACATTATTACCCTGCTATTGGGAGAACATATACTGCTGGCATAAGCTACTCGTTTTAATTAAAAACAACATATCCCCTTAAGAAAAAAAGCATCACATAAATACTAAATTATCTTAAGGGGATTTTATTTTTTTAAAATTCAATATTAAAAATCTGTTGGTGAAATAAGGAGAGTGTGAAAAAATTTCTGTAAATCATAACTTTATATAATAAAAATTTGAGCTTTCCAATATAAAAGACCTGTTAAACAAAACTTTTGCTTCACAGATCCTTTCTTATTATTATTCACTTATATTTTTACTTGATACAATTTCACCATCTTTATATTCTCTCTCTAAAATTACTTTTCCATTTTCATATATTTTTTCTGTACCATGAAGTACATACTCTTTGTAATTTTGCTCATGCTCTAAATTACCATTTTTGTCATAAAATTTTGATGTTCCATGAAGGCAGTCTTTCTTGTAATTCAACTCTGCTATTATTTTTCCATTCTCCTGATAGCCTTTTTCCATCCCATCCTTTTCTCCATCTTTGTAGTTTGTTTCCATTTTAAGCTGTCCACTATCATAATATATTCTGCTTATTCCATCTAATTTACCATCTTTGTATCCTGTAGACTCCCATTTTATAGTTCCATTTTCATGATATCCCTTTTCTGAATTTAATTTCCCTTCATTATAAACCTGCTTCTTTATTATTTTATCCCCTTCACTTACACTCATTATTCCAGTATATGGTTTGCTCTCTTCCTTTTTATATAAAAGCTTATCTTCTCTCACTTCTACATTATAATATTCTTCATTTCTTTCTGTTCCAGAAACAGTGATAAAGACCACCAATAACAGCAATAATATTATAAAAACTTTTTTCATAAACTCATTCCCCCAGTATCTCAAATTTTGTACAACTTTTTAAATTTACAAAAAATACTCTTTCTCTCTTT
Coding sequences within it:
- a CDS encoding toxin-antitoxin system YwqK family antitoxin translates to MKKVFIILLLLLVVFITVSGTERNEEYYNVEVREDKLLYKKEESKPYTGIMSVSEGDKIIKKQVYNEGKLNSEKGYHENGTIKWESTGYKDGKLDGISRIYYDSGQLKMETNYKDGEKDGMEKGYQENGKIIAELNYKKDCLHGTSKFYDKNGNLEHEQNYKEYVLHGTEKIYENGKVILEREYKDGEIVSSKNISE
- a CDS encoding TonB-dependent receptor gives rise to the protein MYKKIGILALILSSTIYAEEVQSTKLNESVISTENFETSVRDTAANISIVTAKEIEKTGAKNLVDALKNVPGIFVKHYAGGIKFDIRGLNSMYSDRNALITLDGVPVTSAQVSNIPIETIERIEVIPGGGGILYGDKAIGGIVNIISKSALDKKNYGTVYSQFGSNSEHKVGFNYGTKLTDRLITEVGYTDYDSDGWRRGEKFDKKEGRFKAKYLLDDGEIEFKYNHSDNKTYKGIAVPSYILDDDRRNPGSLSKGKNKSNDYYLKWKQNLSEDTEFLIYGNYYENKKWLFNKSKNSFYRDGDEVRKYVKAQIKHTYLPESYFIAGIDILQDEVKPYDTSAKWNGSLGRYVKSGDSTKDGFGIFALNKYSTGKFQFTQGIRYDYADYDFYWRNASLNASDKRGTRDNAKYNDYSFELSANYLYSETGSTYLTYTRSFRTPTAGEIYYTRNSERLDPQLQDTIELGIKDFFANTYVSASTFYKMTHDEIYSTIPPEFTGMVNYNIGNSERIGAEVYAEHYIGDLTLKSSVTYLHHKVISGKYSGSKIPSVPNWKLTFGAGYDFNSNFSVGADAIYAGNTYDLDDIANDRKEDTGEYFTVDIFSQYKFDNGISLTFRINNVFDEKYNEYAGFWDDSKYGIDQRHYYPAIGRTYTAGISYSF